TACTGATAATGGACGAAGCTACCTCCTCGCTGGACGCGCTCGTGGAACAGCAGGTGCAGGAGGCGATGCACAACGCGATGGAGGGGCGCACCGCCATCGTGATCGCGCACCGCCTTTCGACGATACGCGACGCCGACCGGATATTGGTACTGCGGGACGGCCGGATCGTAGAGGCGGGCACGCACGACGAACTCGTGGCGGCCGGCGGACATTATTACAGGTTGTTCGCGGCCAGCAACGGAGAGCATACAGGTTAAATGTCAAGGCTCCTGCGCAGTTACTTAAAATACGCGCGCGGCGAGAGCGGACCTTCGGTGTGGAGCCTCTTATATCCATGCCAGTTTGTCACGCGCGCCTGGATGAAGCTGCGCATCGGCCTCTTCAACCGCGGAGTTTTCGCCGTCACGGACCCGATGCTGCCGACTATCAGCATCGGCAACAACAGTTTCGGCGGCACGAATAAGACCCCGATGGCCGAATATATCGTGCGCCAGTTCGCCGAGGCGGGGATCAAGGCGGGGCTCGTGAGCAGGGGATATCGCGCTAAGGAACACCCGCCGCTCTGGATCGGGCAGGACGCCAAGAGCACTCGCCGCGATTTCGCCGGCGACGAGCCGCTGATGCTCGCGAAACGGCTGCCGGATACCAAGGTGGTCGTATCCCGCAACCGCATAGAGGGAGTGAAGCTGCTCGCCGCGCTGGGAGCGGAGGTCGCCGTCACGGACGACACTTTCCAGCACCGGAAGATGGCGCGGGACGTAGATATCGTCCTTGTGGACTCGACCTGCCCCTTCGGCAACGGCCAGGTGATACCCGCCGGCTCGATGCGCGAGCCGATGTCGGCCTTCGGCCGCGCGGATATCGTTGTCCTCACCAAGGCGAATCAGGCCTCACCCGGGGATATAGCGTCAATAAAGGAAAAGCTCGCCCCCTATGTGGCGTCGGACAAGATATTCACCGCCGACATCAAGCTTGAAAGGTGGATGAAGATCACACCGGAGGGGGAGAAAAAACTCCCCGACGGCTTTCTGCCGCGCGGCCGTTATATCGCGATCTCCGCGATCGGAAACCCCGGCGGCTTTTATAATTTTCTTGACGAAATGGGCGTCGGCGTCGCGCTGCGCCGCACCTACAGGGACCACCATATATTGACGGGCGAGGATCTCTCGCGGCTGGAAGCGCTCGCGGAGGAGAGCGGCGCGGACGGCTTTATCTGTACGGAAAAGGATCTTATGAACATGCCGGGCGAGCTTTTCCTCAACCGTCCTCTGTACGTGCCGTCGATCGCGGTCTCGCTCCGCGATCCGCTTGCTTTCCGAAAAAAAATCATGGAACGGCTGCGCCCCGCCTTCCTCGTCACCTCAAACGGACACGGCGAGGACGCCATCGGCCTCGTGCTGGCAAAAAAGCTGATCGAACGTTTCAAATGCGCGCAGGTAGACGCCTTCGCCTTTGTGGGCTCCGGCAAGCCATACGCGATGAACGGCATCCGCGTCGTCTCGCCATCGTCGGAGATGCCGAGCGGCGGCGTCGTCAAATACCATCTCACGGATCTCCTGCGGGATATGCGCCACGGCCTCGGCCGTTCTATCAGAAAACAGAGGGACAAAATGCGTTCACTGCTTGGAAGATACCGCACGCCGCTCTGCGTCGGCGACGTCTACCTGTTGTCGAGCGTCCTGTGGGGACAGGGGATGAAGCCGATCCTGGTCGCCACCGCGAAGACGGTACATCTGAGCGGGCACCTGTGGATAGAGAAATGGCTGCTCCGCAAGCGCTGCATCCTCGTCTGGACGCGCGACGAGGAGACGGCCCACGAGCTTGTGGAGGACGGGGTGCCGGCGGTCTTTTACGGCAACCCGGTCATGGACCTGCTCGACGAGGTGAAGAGCCCGGCCTTCGCCTGGAGCGAACGCGGCGCGAAGATACTGCTGCTGCCGGGAAGCCGGCCGCGCGCCTATGAGGATATCAAACTGATCCTCGATACAATATCGCTGCTCGCCGCGAGGATGGAGTGCAACTTCGTAATGGTCCCGGCGCCGACGATAGAGATAAAAAAGCTGACGGAGAACCTCGACGGCTGGGAACTTTCGGAGGACGGCGGCAAACTCTTCTCAGACAGGGTCGGCGTAACGATCTGCCGCGAGCCCGTCGCCGCCGCCGCCTACGGGGCGGAGCTGCTGATCGGGCTGGGAGGGACGGCGAACCAGCTCTGCGCCGGCCTCGGGATACCGGTCGTCTCCATAATAGAACGCGGCAAACTGCGTCAGAAAAAGCTGCTGCGCGAGGCGGAGATATTGGTCCCGCCCGAGCCCGGGGCGCTCGCGGAGGCCGCCGAACGGGTCCTCTCCGACAACAGGCTGCGGCGTTCGATGCAGGAGGCGGGAATGAAAAACCTCGGACGTACCGGAGCGCTGGAAAAGGTAGTAGAATACTGCGCGGAAGAGCTTGGCTGGGATACGCGCTGCCGCGTATATGAAAAATACAGGGATCATCTTGAATCACTGGAGAAATAGAAAAAGGAGCTGAAACGGATGAAGATCGTAAAAGAGGTCAGGGTGAGGGACATTACGGTCGGCGGCACACGGCTGACGGTCGCCGCCGGCCCCTGCGTGCTCGATACGTTTGACGAGGCGCTGATGACCGCCCGCGTGATGAAAGAATACTGCGCGGAGTTTGGTTTCAATTATATCTTCAAGGCCTCCTTCGATAAGGCCAACAGGACCTCGATCGCGAGCTTTCGCGGCCCGGGTATCGAGAAGGGGCTGGATTGGCTCTCCGAGATCGGCCGGACCGCGGACGTGCCTGTGGTCACCGACATACACGAGCCGCAGCAGGCGGAGGCCGCCGCGCGGCATGTAGACCTGCTGCAGATACCGGCCTTTCTCTGCCGCCAGACCGATCTGCTCGCGGCGGCCAGCGGAACAGGCAAACCGCTCAACGTCAAAAAGGCGCAGTTTATGGCCCCAGAGGATATGGCCTCCGTCGTCGGCAAGTGCCGCGAAAGCGGCTGTGAGGACGTCATACTCTGCGAACGCGGAACGGCCTTCGGCTACCACGAGCTCTCGGTGGACTTCCGTTCGCTGCCCGTCATGCGCGCGCTCGGCTGCCCGGTGATGTTCGACGCGACGCACAGCGTCCAGAAGCCGGGGGGCAAAGGCACCTGCAGCGGCGGAGACCGTTCTTTCGTGCTGCCGCTGATACGCGCCGCCGCCGCGCTCGGCATCGACGCCCTTTTCATGGAGGTGCATCCGCGCCCCGACGCGGCCAAATGCGACGGCCCCAACTCAATCCCGCTCTCAAAGGTACACGAGGTGCTGCGTCAGACATACGAGATAGATAAGATCGTCCGCGAAAAGATCGATTTCGCGGCGCTTGACTGGTCGGAGGAATAAAAGATGAATCTGCCGTACGAACGCGAAGAAAAGCAGCTCTCCGCCGGGGAGCTGCTTGCCACGGGAAAAGAGATCCTGCTTAAAGAGGCAGGCGCGCTGCGCGCCGCCACGGAGAGAATGGGGGAGGAAATGGCGGCGGCCGCGCACCTCGTGAGCCGCTGCCGCGGCCGCATCGTCGTGACCGGGCTCGGCAAATCGGGCCATGTGGGACGCAAGACGGCGGCGACCTTCGCCTCGCTCGGCGTGCCGGCCTTTTTCCTGCACGCCACGGAGGGCGCTCACGGCGACCTCGGCATGGTCTGCCGCGAGGATGTGGGTTATTTTATCAGCAACAGCGGCGAGACGCAGGAGCTGATCGCGCTCATCCCCTATTTCAAGAGGCTCGGCGCGCCGATAATCGCCGTCACCGGCAATCATGAATCGACTCTCGCGCGCGAGGCGGACATCGTACTCAACTGCCACGTCGATTCCGAGGCCGATCCGCTGAAGCTCGCGCCGACAAGTAGCACGACGCTCCAAATGGCGCTCGGCGACGCCGTCGCCGGAATGTCGACGCTGCTGCTCGGCCTCCAGAAGGAGGATTTCGCGCTCTTCCACCCGGGCGGCTCGCTGGGCAAGCGGCTATTGCTCCGCGTCAGCGACCTTATGGGCAGCGGCGACAAGATGCCGGTCACGAATGAAGACGCGCGCGTGCGCGACGCGCTCTTCGACATCACCAGCAAGGGCTACGGCGCGACGGCGGTCGTCGACGGCGATGGAAAGCTCGTCGGCGTATTCACCGACGGCGATCTGCGCCGCTTCATCGAAAAAGAGGGACTTGAGGGGCTCGAACTCCCCGTCTCCCGCGCGATGACGAAGAACCCGCGCGTCATCGGACCGGAACGGCTCGCCGTCGAGGCGGTCCGCATTGTCGAACAGTGGGAGGTATCCGCCCTCATCGTGGTACAGGACGGAAAACCGATCGGCATGGTCCACATACACGAGATACTCAAGGCGGGGGTGGCCTAGCTGTCGCTGCTGCGCAGTCTCTACCAGCTCCCGATAAACGCCTTTTTCGCCCTGTCGCGTGACAGGCTGAAGGCGAAGTACACCGAGGGCAACGACGAACGCCAGGGAGAGATATCCCCGGAGAAACTCGTCCGGCTCGGCGGCGCGCGTCCCCTCTGGACGCACGCCGTTTCCGTCGGCGAGGTACAGGCGGCGGTACCCTTTATAAAGGCGGCGAGGGCCGACGGCTATAAGGGCCCCATCGTCCTTTCCACGACGACACAGACGGGAAAGGCGATGGCTGAACGGCTCGGCGGCGGCCTCTTCGACCT
The window above is part of the Cloacibacillus evryensis DSM 19522 genome. Proteins encoded here:
- the lpxK gene encoding tetraacyldisaccharide 4'-kinase, yielding MSRLLRSYLKYARGESGPSVWSLLYPCQFVTRAWMKLRIGLFNRGVFAVTDPMLPTISIGNNSFGGTNKTPMAEYIVRQFAEAGIKAGLVSRGYRAKEHPPLWIGQDAKSTRRDFAGDEPLMLAKRLPDTKVVVSRNRIEGVKLLAALGAEVAVTDDTFQHRKMARDVDIVLVDSTCPFGNGQVIPAGSMREPMSAFGRADIVVLTKANQASPGDIASIKEKLAPYVASDKIFTADIKLERWMKITPEGEKKLPDGFLPRGRYIAISAIGNPGGFYNFLDEMGVGVALRRTYRDHHILTGEDLSRLEALAEESGADGFICTEKDLMNMPGELFLNRPLYVPSIAVSLRDPLAFRKKIMERLRPAFLVTSNGHGEDAIGLVLAKKLIERFKCAQVDAFAFVGSGKPYAMNGIRVVSPSSEMPSGGVVKYHLTDLLRDMRHGLGRSIRKQRDKMRSLLGRYRTPLCVGDVYLLSSVLWGQGMKPILVATAKTVHLSGHLWIEKWLLRKRCILVWTRDEETAHELVEDGVPAVFYGNPVMDLLDEVKSPAFAWSERGAKILLLPGSRPRAYEDIKLILDTISLLAARMECNFVMVPAPTIEIKKLTENLDGWELSEDGGKLFSDRVGVTICREPVAAAAYGAELLIGLGGTANQLCAGLGIPVVSIIERGKLRQKKLLREAEILVPPEPGALAEAAERVLSDNRLRRSMQEAGMKNLGRTGALEKVVEYCAEELGWDTRCRVYEKYRDHLESLEK
- the kdsA gene encoding 3-deoxy-8-phosphooctulonate synthase — translated: MKIVKEVRVRDITVGGTRLTVAAGPCVLDTFDEALMTARVMKEYCAEFGFNYIFKASFDKANRTSIASFRGPGIEKGLDWLSEIGRTADVPVVTDIHEPQQAEAAARHVDLLQIPAFLCRQTDLLAAASGTGKPLNVKKAQFMAPEDMASVVGKCRESGCEDVILCERGTAFGYHELSVDFRSLPVMRALGCPVMFDATHSVQKPGGKGTCSGGDRSFVLPLIRAAAALGIDALFMEVHPRPDAAKCDGPNSIPLSKVHEVLRQTYEIDKIVREKIDFAALDWSEE
- a CDS encoding KpsF/GutQ family sugar-phosphate isomerase, encoding MNLPYEREEKQLSAGELLATGKEILLKEAGALRAATERMGEEMAAAAHLVSRCRGRIVVTGLGKSGHVGRKTAATFASLGVPAFFLHATEGAHGDLGMVCREDVGYFISNSGETQELIALIPYFKRLGAPIIAVTGNHESTLAREADIVLNCHVDSEADPLKLAPTSSTTLQMALGDAVAGMSTLLLGLQKEDFALFHPGGSLGKRLLLRVSDLMGSGDKMPVTNEDARVRDALFDITSKGYGATAVVDGDGKLVGVFTDGDLRRFIEKEGLEGLELPVSRAMTKNPRVIGPERLAVEAVRIVEQWEVSALIVVQDGKPIGMVHIHEILKAGVA